The following proteins are co-located in the Labrys monachus genome:
- a CDS encoding ABC transporter permease — MSDFRYKFAEHRSTLLAAVVFVVMFCIYAGNHEAGFSANVVQTAANKGVLLALLAVAQTFVVLTAGIDLSVGTVFILTNCLASWIVVGSPAMTALGIVGVLAAGLVCGAINGAIVIFGRLQPIVTTIATGAVFFGIALLLRPDPGGDVNSDLADALTGQLWGGIPASLVVLLGVMLVIWLPFRRSMLGRSVYAVGSSEVAAYMSGVPTQRAKFVAYMLSGLFAAMGGLMLTFFTYSGEASSTNASTYTLNSIAAVVLGGVSLFGGTGSAVGAIFGALIFRTINDLLFVFDLDPLWQPLFLGVVLLVAVCLGSVRLLQIRNRLDFFG, encoded by the coding sequence GTGAGCGATTTTCGCTACAAATTCGCCGAACACAGGAGCACGCTCCTGGCGGCGGTGGTCTTCGTCGTGATGTTCTGCATCTACGCCGGCAACCACGAGGCCGGCTTCTCCGCCAATGTGGTGCAGACGGCCGCCAACAAGGGGGTCCTCCTCGCCCTGCTCGCGGTCGCCCAGACCTTCGTGGTGCTGACGGCCGGCATCGACCTGTCGGTCGGCACCGTCTTCATCCTGACCAACTGCCTCGCCTCCTGGATCGTCGTCGGCTCCCCGGCCATGACGGCGCTCGGCATCGTCGGCGTGCTGGCCGCCGGCCTCGTCTGCGGCGCGATCAACGGCGCCATCGTCATCTTCGGACGGCTGCAGCCGATCGTCACCACCATCGCGACGGGCGCCGTCTTTTTCGGCATCGCCCTGCTGCTGCGCCCCGACCCCGGCGGCGACGTCAATTCCGACCTGGCGGACGCCCTCACGGGCCAGTTGTGGGGCGGCATCCCGGCCAGCCTCGTCGTGCTCCTCGGGGTGATGCTGGTGATATGGCTGCCCTTCCGGCGCTCGATGCTGGGCCGTTCCGTCTATGCCGTCGGATCGTCGGAAGTCGCCGCCTACATGTCGGGCGTGCCGACGCAGCGCGCCAAGTTCGTGGCCTATATGCTGTCCGGCCTGTTCGCCGCGATGGGCGGCCTGATGCTGACCTTCTTCACCTATTCGGGCGAAGCCTCCTCGACCAACGCCTCTACCTATACGCTCAACTCGATCGCCGCCGTCGTGCTCGGCGGGGTGTCGCTGTTCGGCGGCACGGGAAGCGCGGTGGGGGCGATCTTCGGCGCCCTGATCTTCCGCACCATCAACGACCTGCTCTTCGTGTTCGATCTCGATCCCCTGTGGCAGCCTCTCTTCCTCGGCGTGGTGCTCCTCGTCGCCGTTTGCCTCGGCTCGGTGCGCCTGCTGCAGATCCGCAACCGCCTCGACTTCTTCGGGTGA